The following are from one region of the Haloactinomyces albus genome:
- a CDS encoding Xaa-Pro dipeptidyl-peptidase — protein MWRVRTALLAAVFVLPLTGFAATAAPQSVPSGPVFTNGAAQPVFDPSKAIRENLFVTAPVDSDHDGRDDRVHVQVVRPKATEQGLQVPVVYRASPYFAGGNDVDNHNVDRELHVPDRPGHPRSHGVGRPSRRGADERPAIASAGAAATDITWAYEQYLLARGYAVVYAESLGSGQSTGCPTTGGRNETIGAKSVIDWLNSRAPAHDAQGDPVSADWTTGEVGMMGVSYNGTLPNAVATTGIEGLETIVPIGAISNWYDYYRADGAVVAPDGYQGEDADVLAKFVHTNGLSCKDVIRRLAAEQDRRTGDYSRFWDKRNYLDDVENVRASVLMVHGLNDWNVKTNQAAQWYEALRQNGVEHKIWWHRSGHRDPISLRRDAWLRTLNRWFTHYLYGVDNGVEEEPRATIQREDGSWVRKPEWPAPGAREVALQPKPGGDQRGGLGLSRGRNGKAVEMLRDDASKLAEELAAAPSSPHRLAYFTEPTKQPLRVSGTAYAHLALTFDRRAANVTAMLVDLAPDGTTAPITRGWTDPQNRHSIDRTSPIRPGKEYRIEVPMMPADYVLATGHRLGLVVLSSDHDFTLRPSPGTGLWLDLSSSRLRVPVVTTTQRWRP, from the coding sequence ATGTGGCGCGTTCGAACGGCCCTGCTGGCGGCGGTTTTCGTCTTGCCCCTGACCGGATTTGCGGCCACGGCCGCGCCGCAATCGGTGCCGTCCGGCCCCGTATTCACCAACGGTGCGGCACAGCCGGTTTTCGACCCGTCGAAAGCGATACGGGAAAATCTGTTCGTCACCGCGCCCGTCGACAGTGATCATGACGGTCGCGACGATCGGGTTCACGTTCAGGTGGTCCGTCCGAAAGCCACCGAGCAGGGCTTGCAGGTCCCCGTGGTGTACCGGGCGAGTCCGTACTTCGCCGGTGGCAACGACGTGGACAACCACAATGTCGACCGCGAGCTCCACGTGCCGGACCGGCCGGGTCATCCCCGTTCGCACGGGGTCGGACGCCCCAGCAGGCGGGGCGCTGACGAGCGCCCGGCCATCGCGAGCGCAGGCGCCGCTGCCACCGATATCACCTGGGCTTACGAGCAGTATCTGCTCGCTCGTGGCTACGCCGTGGTCTATGCCGAGTCACTCGGCAGTGGACAGTCCACCGGATGCCCCACGACGGGCGGGAGAAACGAGACGATCGGTGCCAAGTCGGTGATCGACTGGCTGAACTCGCGCGCACCCGCACACGATGCGCAGGGCGATCCCGTTTCGGCGGACTGGACCACCGGCGAAGTCGGCATGATGGGGGTGTCCTACAACGGCACATTGCCCAATGCCGTGGCCACGACGGGCATCGAGGGACTCGAGACGATCGTGCCCATCGGCGCGATCTCGAACTGGTACGACTACTACCGAGCCGATGGTGCCGTGGTTGCCCCGGATGGATACCAGGGTGAGGACGCCGACGTGCTCGCGAAGTTCGTCCACACCAACGGTCTTTCGTGCAAGGACGTGATCCGGCGGCTGGCTGCCGAGCAGGATCGCCGGACCGGTGACTACAGCCGTTTCTGGGACAAGCGCAACTATCTCGACGACGTGGAGAACGTGCGTGCTTCCGTGCTCATGGTGCATGGACTCAACGACTGGAACGTCAAGACCAACCAGGCGGCACAGTGGTACGAAGCGCTGCGTCAGAACGGCGTCGAGCACAAGATCTGGTGGCATCGCTCGGGGCACCGGGATCCGATCAGCCTGCGCAGGGACGCGTGGCTGCGGACGCTGAACCGATGGTTCACCCATTACTTGTACGGCGTGGACAACGGTGTCGAGGAGGAACCGCGGGCCACGATTCAACGCGAGGACGGTAGCTGGGTTCGGAAACCGGAGTGGCCGGCGCCCGGAGCTCGCGAGGTGGCGCTGCAACCGAAGCCGGGCGGTGACCAGCGTGGCGGGCTGGGCTTGTCTCGCGGTAGGAACGGCAAAGCCGTCGAGATGCTTCGTGACGACGCGAGCAAGCTCGCCGAGGAGCTCGCCGCGGCACCGAGCTCCCCGCATCGGCTCGCGTACTTCACCGAGCCGACCAAGCAGCCATTGCGGGTGAGCGGCACCGCGTATGCGCACTTGGCGCTGACGTTCGATCGTCGGGCCGCCAACGTGACCGCGATGCTGGTGGACCTGGCGCCGGACGGGACCACAGCACCGATCACTCGGGGCTGGACCGATCCGCAGAACCGGCACTCGATCGACCGAACCTCGCCGATCCGGCCGGGCAAGGAGTACCGGATCGAGGTACCGATGATGCCCGCGGATTACGTGCTGGCCACCGGCCATCGGTTGGGTCTCGTGGTGCTCTCCAGCGATCACGACTTCACCCTCCGCCCGAGTCCCGGCACGGGACTGTGGCTGGATCTCTCGTCGAGTCGGCTACGGGTCCCCGTGGTGACAACCACGCAGCGGTGGCGTCCATAA